In one window of Kitasatospora sp. MMS16-BH015 DNA:
- a CDS encoding DUF5709 domain-containing protein, producing the protein MYGIDAGAAGAEEAAVHLVDPDLDVDAEFDDPSDTEPLEDAIRYTELDQERDAAVSDDSGYG; encoded by the coding sequence GTGTACGGCATCGACGCCGGAGCGGCCGGAGCCGAGGAGGCAGCCGTCCACCTCGTCGACCCCGACCTGGATGTGGACGCCGAGTTCGACGATCCCTCGGACACCGAGCCCCTCGAGGACGCCATCCGCTACACGGAACTCGACCAGGAGCGAGATGCCGCCGTCAGCGACGACAGCGGATACGGGTGA
- a CDS encoding GNAT family N-acetyltransferase, producing the protein MDAATLTVTYYTGADVEAVEHRLIEVYAEVYQREAEADPFFTVERFTERLRAHASRPRWGCAFGEVDGEAVGYAYGFARTADYRWQGLITPAPAEDLAETDTRTFALCEVMVRAPWRGTGIAHTLHEELMSHRIEERSHLLVEQDHPKVRALYERWGYQLTGVMQPYPDSPRYDSLIRQLA; encoded by the coding sequence GTGGATGCCGCGACCCTGACCGTCACCTACTACACCGGAGCGGACGTCGAGGCGGTCGAGCACCGGCTGATCGAGGTGTACGCCGAGGTCTACCAGCGCGAGGCCGAAGCCGACCCGTTCTTCACCGTGGAGCGGTTCACCGAACGGCTGCGGGCCCACGCCAGCCGGCCCCGCTGGGGATGCGCCTTCGGCGAGGTCGACGGCGAGGCGGTCGGGTACGCGTACGGCTTCGCCCGCACCGCCGACTACCGGTGGCAGGGCCTGATCACCCCGGCCCCGGCCGAGGACCTGGCGGAGACGGACACCCGCACCTTCGCGCTCTGCGAGGTGATGGTCCGCGCCCCGTGGCGCGGCACGGGCATCGCCCACACGCTGCACGAGGAACTCATGTCCCATCGGATCGAGGAGCGTTCGCACCTGCTGGTCGAGCAGGACCACCCGAAGGTCCGGGCCCTGTACGAGCGGTGGGGTTACCAGCTGACAGGGGTCATGCAGCCCTACCCTGACTCGCCCCGCTACGACTCGCTGATCCGCCAGCTGGCCTGA